The DNA segment AGGTGTTGCAGCGGCTGGCTCTCAGATTAATCTAAGTAATGGAGTTATTACAGTTACAAGTAATGCAGCATCGACAAGTGCTGGAATATCTTCTATAAGTAATTCAAGCGTTACCGCGGATGATATGCAAATTACTGTAACTAATAATGGCACGGGTGCAGCCTTTGATCTTTTTACTTTTACTTCAGGTGATATTATCGTTACTAATAGCCAATTAGCTGCTAATGGACCTAATGCAGCGATAGCCAGTGGAACTAATATTATAATAGGCGCACTTACTACATGCACTTTAAATGGTGTAGCAGTTGCATGTCCTTAATTAATGAGTGATAGAAATTGTTTTGTGTAAAAGGTGAAGGAATTTAATAGCGTCAACACCTCTAGCTTGCTAATTGGAGGATAGTGGTTTAGTTTTCCTGATAAAAATTATTCAAATTATTAAAGAAATGCTACAAAAAAATTGGCAAACATCACTTAAGGAAGTTATTACTGATCCGACAGAATTGCTCGACAAATTGGAATTAAATCCTAGTTTATTAGCTGCAGCGCAACGAGCAGCACAATTATTTCCGTTACGCGTGCCCGCAGGCTTTGTGGCTCGTATGCAAAAAGGCAATCCTTATGATCCTCTATTACAACAAGTCCTGCCTTTAGCCGCAGAAGAAATAATCAGTTTTGGTTATAGCCAGGATCCTCTTCTGGAACAATCCGTTAATCCATTACCGGGTTTATTACATAAGTATCATGGCAGAGTATTGCTAACTATTACCGGCGCTTGTGCTATAAATTGCCGTTATTGTTTTCGCCGCCATTTTCCTTACACAGAAAATAGAGCAGGCGGTAAGGCTTGGCAGAATATACTGAAATATATTGAAGCGGATGCTTCGATTCGTGAAGTGATTTTCAGTGGTGGTGATCCTTTATTAGCGCCTGATGATTATTTGAGAAAATGTGCTGATGATCTTGCCAATATTGCGCATGTTAACATTTTACGCATCCACTCTCGTTTACCTATCGTTTTACCTGAACGTATAAGCACAGAGTTTTTGAACTGGTTTCCGGCAACACGATTACAACCGGTTTTGGTGACACATAGCAATCATGCGAATGAATGTGACGATTCGGTGCAGCAAGCAATAGAAAAATTACGCCTTAAAAAAGTCTATGTTTTAAATCAGGCAGTTTTATTAAGAGGCGTGAATGATAATGTTGCAGCCTTAGTTAATTTAAGTGAACGTTTATTTGCTTGTGGAATTTTACCTTACTATTTACATTTACTCGATAAAGTGCAAGGAGCTGCGCATTTTGCTGTGCCCGAAGAACACGCTAAGCAACTGATAATAACATTACGCGATAGATTACCGGGTTATTTAGTACCGAAATGTGTGTATGAACAAGATGGTGCTTCATCCAAATTGCCGGTGGTATAACCAAGTTAATGTTGAAAAATTATGTAGCATGTTAAAAACTAGCCAATTTTAAACAGACACTTTATACTTTCTCAGCCAATTTTTTCAAAATTCCTTGAGTCACATCGTGGGTGTTGTATGTCAGAAAAGCCAAAAAAGACCCGACTTGAAACCGATAGTATGGGACCGATTGAAGTCCCTGCCGATCACTATTGGGGCTCTCAAACTCAACGTAGCTTGCATCATTTTGATATAGGTCAAGAACAGATGCCTTTGGCTGTGATTCACGCGTTTGCTATTTTGAAGAAAGCAACTGCTAAAGCCAATCAAGAATTGGGGTTATTAACCAAAGATAAAGCCGATTTGATTATTCAAGTTGCCGACGAAATAAAATCCGGACAACTTGACGCTGAATTTCCATTACGCGTTTGGCAAACTGGTAGTGGTACACAAACAAATATGAACGTGAATGAAGTGATTGCTAATCGCGCCATAGAATTAGCCGGTGGGGAACGTGGTAGTAAAAATCCTATACACCCCAATGATCATGTGAATAAATCACAATCATCGAATGATACGTTTCCGACGGCGATGTATATTGCTGCGGTATTAGCTATCGCTAAACAATTGCTACCAGCACTACAAACCTTGTATGTTGCTTTAAGCGAAAAAGTTCATGAATTTAAAGATATTATTAAAATCGGTCGTACACATTTACAAGATGCCGTGCCTTTGACCTTAGGCCAAGAGTTTTCGGCTTATGTGGATCAATTAGAATCGGCTTTGGCAAATATCGAACAAACATTACCGGGTCTTTATCAGCTGGCAATTGGTGGTACGGCGGTTGGAACGGGTTTAAATACGCATCCGAAATTTGCTGAGTTAACCGCAAAAATAATTGCTGAAGAAACCAAATTACCTTTTGTTTCCGCCAAAAATAAATTTTCCGCTTTAGCAGCACATGATGCATTAGTGTTTTCTAGTGGCGCTCTAAAAACCTTAGCCTGTGCGTTAATGAAAATGGCGAATGATATTCGCTGGTTAGGTTCGGGTCCGCGTTCAGGTTTAGGTGAGCTTATTTTACCTGAAAATGAACCCGGTTCTTCGATTATGCCGGGCAAAGTAAACCCCACACAATGTGAAGCGATGACCATGGTGTGTGTGCAAGTGATGGCAAATGATACAGCGATCAGTATGGCAGGTAGTCAAGGTAATTTTGAATTAAATGTATTCAAACCCTTGATGATTTATAATTTTTTACAATCGGTCGATCTATTAAGTTCGGCATGCCAATCATTTGCACATTATTGTGTTAAAGGTTTAAAAGCCAATCAAGCGAAGATTAAGCATTTTCTTGAAAACTCACTCATGCTAGTGACCGCTTTGAACCCTATTATAGGTTATGATAAAGCCGCTAAAATTGCGCATAAAGCATTACATGAAGAAACCAGTTTACGCGCAGCCTGTGTGTCATTGGGTTATCTCAGCGCTGAAGAATTTGACAAAGCTGTGGATCCGAAAAAAATGTTAGGTGCTTAGAAATTTAATTTTCATGAATTTTATTATTTGCAGTCTGTTAATAAAATAGGCTTTATCTCTCATGAATGAAATCAAAAGCCTTTTTTAAAGAAAAACTATGACAGTCCTGCAGTTTATTTACATTTAATAGATTGAAACGAATGATCTATTAGACTATTCTTTGAATTTTCTGCCGGATTTACATTAAGGTTTCGTGGATGTGAGTTAAAAAAAATATTTTCTAGTTTTTTAGTCTGGTACTTTAAATAAAGATTTTTGTTTCCTGTTGGGTCATCCATTTTTTTACGTTCTTCAATAGCTTGTTTCGCTGCTTCAAGCCAATGGGGACGAAGTATACTAAGTTCATTTAAGATAGCACTATTATGATAGAACATATCAGTATCACCCATCTTTTTAGCTTGACCGAGCGAATAGTTTAAAAGACCTTGTAAGGTCCAAATCGTTGTACCTTCCTGATTTAAAGATTCCCTATAAACTGTTTTATCGGTTGCATCCATAATTCTTATTTGGAACTCGATATATTTATAGGACTGTGAATACATTAATAATGATGGAGGAGGAAGAAAAAAATGTTTTTTCTTACCATGACGATCATAGAATGAAAACGTCAATGTTAAAGTATTAAATTCAGCCGCATTATTCTTTAATAGTTTATATAACAAAGATAAACACAAGCTTCCGCAAGAAGTCGGATCCGCTTGGGGATGAGGTAATGTTGGAGGATTATCTGTATCAATAAAAAATGATAAGTCTGGCATAAAAAGTGGAATTCCCAAAAAATCAGAATCGAGAAGTTGAGATTTATGTGAAATGCCAGAGTTAGAAAAATAATTCCAAGTAATAGGTTTAATGATATTTTTTCTTGTCAATATCAAACATTCAATATGCTCTTTTGTTTTATCAGTATTATTAGTAAATATATAACCTATTTTTTCATCTTTTTTTAATGTTTTTCTAATTTCTTCAACTTCATGCTTCACTTCAAACTTATCTAAACAAACATCTTGTAAGCTTTGAATGTGATAATCAATTTGTTGATCCAAAAGAGGTTTACATGCAAGCTGACTGGCTGTCTCATTGAGTTTAATTATTTCACTATCGGATAAATCAGGGTTGAGATGGCCGCTAGGAAGTATAAATTTATTGATTGATTGGGTAATGTCGGAATAGTCTTTCCAGAAGGGTGGTGAAATATTTGATATACAAAGATGATTTTGCTTGGTTTCGCCTGGAGAAAGATAATTTAATTGAATATAAGTGGAGTATTTGCTGTTAGGATCTCGAAGTTTTTCTAATGTAGGTGCGATGCGAATTGAATTTTTCTTTCGTTTTTCAGCAAGAAGTTCTGGACTTTTTTTTCCATTTTTTATTATTTTAATTTTCTTTTCCCGGAAATGATTAATGATACTATCAATCCCTAAAGAGCTTATTTGATGAGAACGATGAAAATTTAAAAATATTTCCTTAGTAAATTTCTGCATAATTACTCCTTGCTTTTTTATGCTAAAAAAAATAATAATTTATTTCTATGAATAAAATTATTTATCCGGTCAGTTTTTAATGGACTTTATCGATATTGTCAAGATAACGATAAAGCAATTTTATAAAATGCCATACCGCATAGTACAAGAAGTGGTTAACTAGCTTTTATAAAGTTAATTATGGTTAATCAATGTCACCTTGAAAAACAACGACGGGGTTACCGCGCAAAAATACGGGAAAACCTTCACCTTCCCAACGTACAGTCAGGGGGCCACCAGGTAGTTTGACATTGACTTTTTTAGCGAGTCGATTTAATAAATGTCCAGCAATGACAGCGGCACAAGCACCACTACCACACGCTTGAGTTTCTCCGACACCACGTTCATAAATACGCAAATCGATTTGTTTCGGATCGCGAATTTTCATAAATTCAACGTTACTACCTTGCGGAAAATAAGGATGGGGATGTTGATTAAGGTAGGTACCTAAATCTTCTATAGGTACTTGATCTAAACAATTTACTTGTATTACACAATGTGGATTGCCTAATGATAAAACACAACAATCAAAGCGGCCGAAAGGTGTTTCGATAGGATGAATGGGCGGTGTAGACATACTGATGAAAGGAATTTTTTCCGGATCAAAAATGGGTAAACCCAAGTTTGCAGTGACTTTGCCACTTTTTTCAATATTCAGTTCCAAGATATTATTCATGGTCATTAGATGGATAGTGTTTTCTGTGCAAAGTTTTTTTTCTAATAAAAATTTTGCAACACATAATGCGCCATTGCCACATTGTGCCACTTCATTGCCATCCGCATTAAAAATTCGATAATAAAAATGCGAAGACTTAGGTCGAGGTTTCTCAATTAACAACAATTGATCAAAGCCAATACCACGTTGTCGATTGGCCCACAGGCGTATTAATTTACCACTAGGTTTGAAGTTTTGTTGTATGGCATCGATGACAACAAAGTCATTACCTAATAAATGCATTTTCGTAAATTCTGTTTTCATTCAAAAATTTTTTAGTATGTAGAAAGAAGCTTTTCGTTTTGCCATAATTGCTCTAAGGTTTCACGTGAACGAATTAAAAAACTTTGATTTTTATCAGCCATAACTTCTGCGGCGCGCGGCCTGGAATTATAGTTGGAACTCATAGAAAAACCATAGGCGCCACTATCCATAATAGCTAAATAATCGCCTGCTTGTATAGCCAATTGACGATTTTTACCTAAAAAATCGCTGTTTTCACAAATAGGTCCAACAACATCATAATTCTTTTCGGGTAGATCGCAACGTTGGATTATAGGGAATATATTTTGTTCAGCATGATAGAGCGCAGGGCGAATGAGATCGTTCATGCCGGCATCAACAATAGCAAAGTTTTTATCGCTATTTGCTTTAAGATATTCAACTTTTGTTACCAGTATGCCAGTTTGCGCGGTAATAATGCGGCCTGGCTCGATGATTAATTGTAACGTAGCGTTTCTTTTTTTTAGTGCGATTACAATTTGCTGACAATATTCTTGTGGCGTTGGAACTTTTTCTTGTTGATAGGAGAACCCTAAGCCTCCTCCTAAATTAATGGTTTTCAGTTCAATATTTTCTTTTTTTAACTGTTCGGCAAGATCTAACAATTGCTCAATAGCTTGCAAAAAAGGGTCTAATGTGGTGAGTTGTGAACCTAAATGACAGCTAATACCCTGGATTTTCAGATGCTGAGATGTTGCTGCGTGACGATAAAGTGGTAAGGCGTCATTTGCACTCATGCCAAACTTGGTTTCTTTTAAACCGGTGGTAATATACGGATGGGTTTTTGCGTCTATATTAGGATTGATACGTAAGGCAATGCTTGCCATTTTATGCAAATTTTTTGCAATGGCTTCGATTCGAAATAATTCTGATTCAGACTCAACATTGAAACAGCCAATATTTGCCTGTAAAGCAGTTTTTATTTCCTCACTGGTTTTACCTACGCCGGAAAATACTGTTTTTTTAACGTTTCCACCCGCTTGTATGACACGAGCGAGTTCTCCACCTGAAACGATATCAAACCCAGCGCCCCATTTTGCTAAGCGCGCTAAAATAGCAAGATTAGAATTAGCCTTAACCGCATAACAAATTTGCGCGTTTTGTAATAGTTGATCAAATGCGCGCCATTGCCGTTGTAATAATGCTTGCGAATAGATATAACACGGCGAGCCAAATTTGGCCATTATAGTTGCAATAGGTATTTCTTCTACGTGTAATTCTCGGTTTAAATAATGAAAAGACATTATGATGAAGATTTAGCAAAATGATGAGGGATATAAATCGGTGGCTTTTGATCAGGTAAATATAATGGGCCCATTTGTCCACATCCGGTTAAGAAAAATACAATGCTTAAATAAAAAATAGGTCGATAATTTTTTGTTGACATAATCAGAGTGTTTTTAACGAAATTCAAATAGTATACCCAATCTTATGACGACCGCCAACAAAATCCAGTTAAATTTAGCTTATTTTAATGACAAAAAACTCATTGTATTAAAATTGCAGTGATAACAATGTTTTTTTTTATTAATGCTAAAAAACAATCGGCTTCAACCAAAGTAAAGTACCTTGATTTGTTGTTTTTTTCTCTAGGTAGAATTAAATGATTTATAAAATTTACTTTTCATTTTTGAAATATTTTTTTTTAAAAAATTAACAAAATTATTTGGGAAAAAAATAGTCATTTGAAAAAGCAATAGAAAAAAACATTATAAAAAAGGTATTTTTAGGATATTTGAAATTAAGTTGAAATATTTTTTAAAAGCACAATATAAAAATTTGGTTTGATTAAAATAACAACAAGGAGAAATAAAGATGAAAATCAATTCTGTAAGTAATACTATTTCTCGTTGACGCGGGGACCCTTTCCAAAGACAAATTTATAGTTCTTTTTTTAAGGGATGTACTCCAGTTGGGGTTTTATTATATTTGCCATTTAGCGCATATCATAGAGTATTGCTTTCCAGCCAATGAGTCAGTAACAGCATGAATTAGAACCTATTTTTAATTATAAAGTAGGTTCTTTTAAATCAGCCGAAGTAATGAGTTGGGAAAATGAAACACACCAAATAACAACAGATTTTATTTCTGATAGATTGACATGACTTGGAACCGAATAAATCTGACTACCTTGGAAGCTTTTTAACATACCTAAATCATATTTTTTTGAATTTTTAAAGGCAGTATTGGTTTTAATATTTTTAGCATCAGATAAGAAAATATGAAAAGCAGGCCCAGGACCGACTTTAAAATCCTTATTAAGGAATATCTCATACTGATTTTTTGCTTTATAAACATTGACAGACCCTTTGCCATAATGGATAAAATCTTTTGGATTGGGATGAATAAAATTCCCTTTAGCGATTAAAGTTTTAGTTTCAGCATGGATAAGTTTTTCATTTAAGATAGGAGGTGGAAAAATAAAAGGGTAGACAATAAGCATGGCTGCGAGTCCAGCCAGAAAACCAAGCAGACAAGCAGTTAATAAACGAACATTAGCTTTTTTAGTCATTATTTCTCCTGATAATGTTGGAGTTTTGAGCTCTAAAAATACACAGCATTTAACCGCCCATTCAAAAATATTTTAATGTAATATGCAAGCTTTTACTATTTTCTTCGATTAGCCTTCGATAGTTCTTTCTTTAGGGAATGGTTAATTTTTATAAAGCTCTCATTATTACACAGATTTGTCTGTGGCTGGACTTATAGATGACTTTATTTAATTTCTGTTTTGCATCAAATCAGATCGATGAAAATGTTTGTTTTTTTTCGAGCACAATCAGGATTGGAATTGGCTAATTCAATTGCAGCGGGTTATTAAATATACAATTTCGATCTAATTTGAAAGTGATTACTGTATTTTTTATGCTTACTTGCTCATTATTGGCGCAAATAGGGAAAATTTAAAAATATTAAGGAGCAGTATATACTGAAAATATAAGTGATTTTTTATTCTAAACAATATAGCAAAAACAGTCTTAATTTTATGAGGTTCACAATGGAAAACCAAAAGCCATTAGATTATTTAGAGTTTAATCCGATCCAAACTCCTTCTGCCAGTATCATTTGTCTACATGGCTTAGGAGCCAGTGGTCATGATTCGGCCAATATGGCTAGAGCTGTTGCCTTAAGTACAGGCTTTCGTTTTGTTTTTCCTCATGCACCCGTGAGGCCAATAAGTTTAAATGGTGGCGTAAAAATGCCAGCTTGGTACGATATACATGGTCTAACGTTTGGTTCGCCTGAAGATGAGAGTGGTATTCGTGCTGCTGCACAGAGTTTATTTGAATTAATGCAAAAAGAAATGGCACGAGGTATTCCTGCTAGTCGAATTGTTTTAGCAGGGTTTTCTCAAGGTGGAGCAATGGCATTATATACTGCTTTACGTTATCCGCATGCTTTGGCAGGTGTTTTAGCTTTATCAACCTATTTACCTTTACATCATTTTTTAGAAAAAGAAGCCAGTGACGCGAATAAATCAACACCTATTTTTATGGCACATGGCGATGAAGATAATGTGGTTGCACCGGCCTTAGGCGAATTTTCTTATAATTGCTTGAAAAAATTAGCTTACCGTGTGCAGTTTAATCGTTACCCAATAGGCCATAGTGTTTGTCCACAAGAAATTATGGATATTACGCAGTGGTTACAACAACGTTTACAAAAATAATTTACTCTTCGCACTTGAATTTTTGACTATGTTGCCGTTCAATTCGCAATCCTCATGTACCTTGAATACACTGCGGCTGCTCATTTTCTCGGCGCCTAGTCAAAAATTCGATTGCTGTGAGTATATGCTTCGCACTTAAATTTTTGACAGTGTTGCTGCTCAATTTGTAATCTTCATGTACCTTGAATACATTGCGGTTGCCTATCTTCGCGGCACATGACAAAAATCCGATTGCTGTGCGTATAAATCCGTTATACTCTTTCGCCTTATCGATAAAAAAGCGACATTTAATATAGTTTAAGGCGTTATCATACTATCATGCAAAATATTCGTAACTTTTCTATTATTGCTCATATTGATCATGGAAAATCGACCTTAGCCGATAGGTTAATACAAGTTTGCGGGGGCTTGACGGAAAGAGAAATGTCCGAGCAAGTACTCGATTCGATGGATCTAGAACGCGAACGCGGAATTACTATCAAAGCACAAAGCGTAACGCTTTATTATACTGCTCGTGACGGACAGCGTTATCAGTTAAATTTTATCGATACGCCAGGGCATGTGGATTTTTCTTATGAAGTATCGCGTTCTTTAGCCGCTTGTGAAGGGGCGTTGTTAGTCGTGGATGCCGCTCAAGGGGTTGAAGCGCAAACCGTGGCTGTTTGTTATACCGCTGTTGAACAAGGTTTAGAAGTTTTACCGGTATTAAATAAAATAGATTTACCACAAGCTGATCCAGAAACCGTTATTCAGGAAATTGAAGAAATTATCGGCATACCTGCTCAAGATGCTGTTAGAGTCAGTGCAAAACAAGGTCTCGGCATTTTAGAACTGCTAGAACGACTCATACATGTTATTCCACCACCGCAAGGTGATGTGCAGCAACCCTTACAGGCACTCATTATCGATTCTTGGTTTGATACTTACTTAGGAATTGTTTCTTTAGTGCGGATAAAAAATGGTAGGCTTAAAATAGGTGACAAGATCCAAGTGATGTCTACTGGACGCAGTTACATCGTGGATAAATGCGGAATTTTCACCCCAAAACGACAAGAAATGGAAGAATTAAATGCTGGCGAGGTGGGGTTTGTTATTGCGGGTGTTAAAGATATTCATGGTGCGCCGGTCGGAGATACCTTAACCCATACTTCGAAACCTGCCAGTGCGCCTTTACCTGGTTTTAAACGCGTTCACCCACAGGTATTTGCCGGTTTATTTCCGGTCAATACCGAAGCTTTTACTGATTTTCGCGAGGCTTTAGAAAAGCTCAGTTTAAATGATTCATCCCTGTTTTATGAACCTGAAACTTCTGAAGCCTTAGGTTTTGGTTTTCGTTGTGGTTTTCTTGGTTTGTTGCACATGGAGATAGTTCAAGAGCGTTTAGAACGAGAGTATGATCTCGATTTAATAACTACCGCGCCCACTGTTGTTTATGAGATAGTGACAACCCGGGGGGAAACATTACTTGTCGATAATCCTGCCGATTTACCGATGGCCAATTTGATTGCAGTGATGCGTGAACCTATCGTTTTGGCGAATATTTTAGTGCCCCAGACTTATTTAGGCGCAGTGATAACGCTTTGTAATGAGCGTCGTGGTGTGCAAACCAAATTACTTTATACGGGTAAACAAGTTTCTATCGCTTATGAATTACCAATGAGTGAAGTGGTTTTAGATTTTTTCGATCGCTTAAAATCTTTAAGTCGGGGTTATGCCTCTCTGGACTATCATTTTATCCGCTTTCAAGAAGCAGATTTAGTCAAGTTGGATATTCTAATTAATGGTGATAAAGTCGATGCCCTTGCCTTAGTGGTACATCGCAGTCAATCACAATATCGAGGCCGTCAATTGGTGGCTAAACTTAGAGAGCTCATTCCTCGTCAGATGTTTGAAGTCGCATTACAAGCCGCGATAGGTGGCCATATTATTGCAAGGGAAACCGTTAAGGCCTTACGTAAAAATGTTATTGCTAAATGTTATGGTGGCGATATTTCGCGTAAGAAAAAATTATTAGAAAAACAAAAAGCTGGTAAAAAACGCATGAAACAAGTGGGTCGAGTGGAGATACCACAACAGGCATTTTTAGCGGTGTTACAACTCGAGAAGAAATAATCCTAATTAATAGAGTAACTATGATGAGCTTAAATTTTGAATTTTTTTTGACAACGGCGGTAGTCATTTCGGGTGCCATTGCTTTGGTGGACAGTCTGATTTTTGCACCCATACGAAAACGAAAAAAAATTGCTCATCCTTCGGTTCTCATTGAATATGCGCGTTCTTTTTTCCCAATTTTACT comes from the Rickettsiella endosymbiont of Rhagonycha lignosa genome and includes:
- the lepA gene encoding translation elongation factor 4, which produces MQNIRNFSIIAHIDHGKSTLADRLIQVCGGLTEREMSEQVLDSMDLERERGITIKAQSVTLYYTARDGQRYQLNFIDTPGHVDFSYEVSRSLAACEGALLVVDAAQGVEAQTVAVCYTAVEQGLEVLPVLNKIDLPQADPETVIQEIEEIIGIPAQDAVRVSAKQGLGILELLERLIHVIPPPQGDVQQPLQALIIDSWFDTYLGIVSLVRIKNGRLKIGDKIQVMSTGRSYIVDKCGIFTPKRQEMEELNAGEVGFVIAGVKDIHGAPVGDTLTHTSKPASAPLPGFKRVHPQVFAGLFPVNTEAFTDFREALEKLSLNDSSLFYEPETSEALGFGFRCGFLGLLHMEIVQERLEREYDLDLITTAPTVVYEIVTTRGETLLVDNPADLPMANLIAVMREPIVLANILVPQTYLGAVITLCNERRGVQTKLLYTGKQVSIAYELPMSEVVLDFFDRLKSLSRGYASLDYHFIRFQEADLVKLDILINGDKVDALALVVHRSQSQYRGRQLVAKLRELIPRQMFEVALQAAIGGHIIARETVKALRKNVIAKCYGGDISRKKKLLEKQKAGKKRMKQVGRVEIPQQAFLAVLQLEKK
- a CDS encoding DM13 domain-containing protein, with the protein product MTKKANVRLLTACLLGFLAGLAAMLIVYPFIFPPPILNEKLIHAETKTLIAKGNFIHPNPKDFIHYGKGSVNVYKAKNQYEIFLNKDFKVGPGPAFHIFLSDAKNIKTNTAFKNSKKYDLGMLKSFQGSQIYSVPSHVNLSEIKSVVIWCVSFSQLITSADLKEPTL
- a CDS encoding alpha/beta fold hydrolase, with product MENQKPLDYLEFNPIQTPSASIICLHGLGASGHDSANMARAVALSTGFRFVFPHAPVRPISLNGGVKMPAWYDIHGLTFGSPEDESGIRAAAQSLFELMQKEMARGIPASRIVLAGFSQGGAMALYTALRYPHALAGVLALSTYLPLHHFLEKEASDANKSTPIFMAHGDEDNVVAPALGEFSYNCLKKLAYRVQFNRYPIGHSVCPQEIMDITQWLQQRLQK
- the lysA gene encoding diaminopimelate decarboxylase translates to MSFHYLNRELHVEEIPIATIMAKFGSPCYIYSQALLQRQWRAFDQLLQNAQICYAVKANSNLAILARLAKWGAGFDIVSGGELARVIQAGGNVKKTVFSGVGKTSEEIKTALQANIGCFNVESESELFRIEAIAKNLHKMASIALRINPNIDAKTHPYITTGLKETKFGMSANDALPLYRHAATSQHLKIQGISCHLGSQLTTLDPFLQAIEQLLDLAEQLKKENIELKTINLGGGLGFSYQQEKVPTPQEYCQQIVIALKKRNATLQLIIEPGRIITAQTGILVTKVEYLKANSDKNFAIVDAGMNDLIRPALYHAEQNIFPIIQRCDLPEKNYDVVGPICENSDFLGKNRQLAIQAGDYLAIMDSGAYGFSMSSNYNSRPRAAEVMADKNQSFLIRSRETLEQLWQNEKLLSTY
- the epmB gene encoding EF-P beta-lysylation protein EpmB, with the protein product MLQKNWQTSLKEVITDPTELLDKLELNPSLLAAAQRAAQLFPLRVPAGFVARMQKGNPYDPLLQQVLPLAAEEIISFGYSQDPLLEQSVNPLPGLLHKYHGRVLLTITGACAINCRYCFRRHFPYTENRAGGKAWQNILKYIEADASIREVIFSGGDPLLAPDDYLRKCADDLANIAHVNILRIHSRLPIVLPERISTEFLNWFPATRLQPVLVTHSNHANECDDSVQQAIEKLRLKKVYVLNQAVLLRGVNDNVAALVNLSERLFACGILPYYLHLLDKVQGAAHFAVPEEHAKQLIITLRDRLPGYLVPKCVYEQDGASSKLPVV
- the fumC gene encoding class II fumarate hydratase; amino-acid sequence: MSEKPKKTRLETDSMGPIEVPADHYWGSQTQRSLHHFDIGQEQMPLAVIHAFAILKKATAKANQELGLLTKDKADLIIQVADEIKSGQLDAEFPLRVWQTGSGTQTNMNVNEVIANRAIELAGGERGSKNPIHPNDHVNKSQSSNDTFPTAMYIAAVLAIAKQLLPALQTLYVALSEKVHEFKDIIKIGRTHLQDAVPLTLGQEFSAYVDQLESALANIEQTLPGLYQLAIGGTAVGTGLNTHPKFAELTAKIIAEETKLPFVSAKNKFSALAAHDALVFSSGALKTLACALMKMANDIRWLGSGPRSGLGELILPENEPGSSIMPGKVNPTQCEAMTMVCVQVMANDTAISMAGSQGNFELNVFKPLMIYNFLQSVDLLSSACQSFAHYCVKGLKANQAKIKHFLENSLMLVTALNPIIGYDKAAKIAHKALHEETSLRAACVSLGYLSAEEFDKAVDPKKMLGA
- the dapF gene encoding diaminopimelate epimerase; translation: MKTEFTKMHLLGNDFVVIDAIQQNFKPSGKLIRLWANRQRGIGFDQLLLIEKPRPKSSHFYYRIFNADGNEVAQCGNGALCVAKFLLEKKLCTENTIHLMTMNNILELNIEKSGKVTANLGLPIFDPEKIPFISMSTPPIHPIETPFGRFDCCVLSLGNPHCVIQVNCLDQVPIEDLGTYLNQHPHPYFPQGSNVEFMKIRDPKQIDLRIYERGVGETQACGSGACAAVIAGHLLNRLAKKVNVKLPGGPLTVRWEGEGFPVFLRGNPVVVFQGDID
- the lptM gene encoding LPS translocon maturation chaperone LptM gives rise to the protein MSTKNYRPIFYLSIVFFLTGCGQMGPLYLPDQKPPIYIPHHFAKSSS